One Rhizobiales bacterium GAS188 DNA window includes the following coding sequences:
- a CDS encoding ATP-binding cassette, subfamily B, HlyB/CyaB — MNAIPGLPAAEHFDTGLLALCGIASFFRIASDPGHLKRELALLDREAAPEDLVRAARIVGLKARVIGNINAERLRSMPLPAIVQMNDGHFAVFVARSDAGLCRFVDPITKILRELEPAALFEEIQPRLVLVTRRFAGQGYDPKTFGFSWFLPSIWRYRRPIGHVLLASLFVQIFALVTPLFFQVVIDKVLTHRVYSTLYVLVAGLALIGIFDVVLQYLRTYALSHSSNRIDVELGRRLFHHMMRLPLSYFETRAAGQTVARVRELENIRSFLTGQALFSGLDLVFAVVFVAVLFAYSWPLTLIVLATIPIYVLIGVAVRPMLREKIKDKFNKGAASQQFLVESIVGMPTIKGSAVEPMMQAQWEERLAAYVKTSFDATMLSAGGQNAIQYASRLTTALTLLFGAQAVMDGQLTVGALVAFNMIAGQTIQPILRLSQLWQDFQQVQVSVERLGDILNYPTESSGTPTFLPPRPRGLIEVKRVNFRYKPGTPDVLRDVSLQIRPGEVIGIVGPSGSGKSTLTKLIQRLYQPNEGAVLLDGNDLNNVDPAWLRSNIGVVMQENILFNRSVHDNIAFANPAMPRAQVMEVARLTGAHEFISKMPQGYETIIEERGANLSGGQRQRIAIARALATNPPILIFDEATSALDYESERIIQANMARIVKGRTVIIIAHRLASVRHCDRIVGIAEGRVVEIGTHQELLARKGGLYAYLWSIQTDQIEKVQS, encoded by the coding sequence ATGAACGCAATCCCGGGTCTGCCTGCGGCTGAACATTTCGACACCGGCCTTCTGGCGCTCTGCGGGATCGCCTCGTTCTTCCGCATTGCCAGCGATCCCGGTCACCTCAAGCGTGAGCTCGCCTTGCTCGACCGCGAGGCGGCGCCCGAAGACCTGGTCCGCGCCGCGCGGATCGTCGGGCTCAAGGCGCGCGTCATCGGCAATATCAACGCCGAGCGCCTGCGCAGCATGCCGCTGCCGGCGATCGTGCAGATGAATGACGGGCATTTCGCGGTGTTCGTCGCCCGCAGCGATGCCGGCCTCTGCCGCTTCGTCGATCCGATCACCAAGATCCTGCGCGAGCTCGAGCCGGCAGCTCTCTTCGAAGAGATCCAGCCGCGCCTGGTGCTCGTCACCCGCCGCTTCGCGGGCCAGGGCTATGATCCCAAGACCTTCGGGTTCAGCTGGTTCCTGCCGTCCATCTGGCGCTATCGGCGGCCGATCGGGCATGTGCTCTTGGCCTCGCTCTTCGTCCAGATCTTCGCGCTCGTCACGCCGCTCTTCTTCCAGGTCGTGATCGACAAGGTGCTGACCCACCGCGTCTACTCGACGCTCTATGTGCTGGTCGCCGGCCTGGCGCTGATCGGCATCTTCGACGTCGTGCTGCAATATTTGCGCACCTATGCGCTCTCGCATTCGTCGAACCGCATCGATGTCGAGCTCGGGCGTCGCCTGTTCCACCATATGATGCGGCTGCCGCTCTCCTATTTCGAGACGCGCGCGGCCGGTCAGACGGTGGCCCGGGTGCGCGAGCTCGAGAATATCCGCTCCTTCCTGACCGGGCAGGCGCTGTTCTCCGGTCTCGATCTCGTCTTCGCGGTGGTCTTCGTGGCGGTGCTCTTCGCCTATTCCTGGCCTCTCACCCTGATCGTGCTGGCGACCATCCCGATTTATGTGCTGATCGGGGTCGCGGTGCGGCCCATGCTGCGCGAGAAGATCAAGGACAAGTTCAACAAGGGAGCGGCGAGCCAGCAATTCCTGGTCGAGTCGATCGTCGGCATGCCGACCATCAAGGGCAGCGCCGTCGAGCCGATGATGCAGGCGCAATGGGAGGAGCGGCTCGCGGCCTATGTCAAAACCTCGTTCGACGCGACCATGCTGAGCGCCGGCGGCCAGAACGCCATCCAATATGCGAGCCGGCTGACGACGGCGCTGACTTTGCTGTTCGGGGCGCAGGCGGTGATGGACGGCCAGCTGACGGTGGGGGCGCTCGTCGCCTTCAACATGATCGCCGGGCAGACCATCCAGCCGATCCTGCGCCTCTCCCAGCTGTGGCAGGATTTCCAGCAAGTGCAGGTCTCGGTCGAGCGTCTCGGCGACATCCTCAACTATCCGACGGAGAGCAGCGGGACGCCGACCTTCCTGCCGCCACGGCCGCGTGGCCTGATCGAGGTCAAGCGCGTCAATTTCCGCTACAAGCCGGGCACGCCCGATGTGCTGCGCGACGTGTCGCTGCAGATCAGGCCGGGCGAGGTCATCGGCATCGTCGGCCCTTCGGGCTCCGGCAAGTCGACGCTCACCAAGCTGATCCAGCGCCTCTACCAGCCGAATGAAGGTGCGGTGCTGCTCGACGGCAACGATCTCAACAATGTCGATCCGGCCTGGCTGCGCTCGAATATCGGCGTCGTGATGCAGGAGAACATCCTGTTCAACCGTTCGGTCCACGACAATATCGCCTTCGCCAATCCGGCCATGCCGCGGGCGCAGGTGATGGAAGTGGCCCGGCTGACCGGCGCCCATGAGTTCATCTCGAAGATGCCGCAAGGCTACGAGACCATCATCGAGGAACGTGGCGCCAATCTCTCCGGCGGCCAGCGCCAGCGCATCGCCATCGCGCGGGCGCTCGCCACCAATCCGCCGATCCTGATCTTCGACGAGGCGACGAGCGCGCTCGACTATGAGAGCGAGCGCATCATCCAGGCGAACATGGCGCGCATCGTCAAGGGCCGCACCGTGATCATCATCGCCCATCGCCTCGCTTCCGTCCGCCATTGCGACCGGATCGTCGGCATTGCCGAGGGGCGCGTCGTCGAGATCGGCACGCACCAGGAATTGCTGGCGCGCAAGGGCGGGCTCTACGCCTATCTCTGGTCGATCCAGACCGATCAGATCGAGAAGGTCCAATCATGA
- a CDS encoding hemolysin D: protein MTVHAKVASTPVPAKRVQTKKPGASDREFLPAALEILETPPSPIKMGLLLLICSFFAVALVWSYLGHIDIIAVAQGKLQPTGHVKVIQPLETSRVQATRAENGMRVRAGDVLVELDPSEAAADVAASAASLASYRAEALRREAAIKAAQTMPISTRLDIVWPAETPAAIRRREERVFTADLAQLDAQIASLSAQAQQKRAEHERLATTIVAQEQLIATLQQRVTMRAQLVDMNAGSKSNLIDATETLQYQKTTLAQQKGQLAEAEANLGVVLKDIQKTTDTFIAENAQKAAEAERQAADLQEKLIKAKARLSHMTLTSPIDGTVQASTLTTVGQIVTSGQELMSIVPEGTTLEIEAYLPNKDIGFVKEGEPAIVKIESFPFSRYGTIDARVTRVARDAIPEPDADQLEKDPTRRAARLPNGAQRTQNLVFPVTLALDQTLINVDGTKVPLGAGMAVTVEIRTGSRRILEYVFSPLVQIGSEAMKER from the coding sequence ATGACCGTGCACGCCAAGGTGGCCTCGACGCCGGTGCCGGCGAAGCGGGTGCAGACGAAGAAGCCAGGGGCGTCCGATCGCGAGTTCCTGCCGGCCGCCCTCGAAATCCTGGAGACGCCGCCCTCGCCGATCAAGATGGGGCTGCTCCTGCTGATCTGCTCCTTCTTCGCGGTGGCGCTCGTCTGGTCCTATCTCGGGCATATCGACATCATCGCCGTGGCGCAGGGCAAGCTGCAGCCGACCGGGCACGTCAAGGTGATCCAGCCGCTGGAGACGAGCCGGGTGCAGGCGACCAGGGCCGAGAACGGCATGCGGGTCCGCGCCGGCGACGTGCTCGTGGAGCTCGACCCCAGCGAGGCGGCGGCCGATGTGGCGGCGAGCGCCGCCAGCCTCGCCTCCTACCGCGCCGAGGCTTTGCGGCGCGAGGCAGCCATCAAGGCGGCGCAGACGATGCCGATCTCGACCAGGCTCGATATCGTCTGGCCGGCGGAGACACCCGCTGCGATCCGGCGGCGTGAGGAGCGGGTATTCACCGCCGATCTCGCGCAGCTCGACGCTCAGATCGCCAGCCTCTCGGCGCAGGCGCAGCAGAAGCGGGCCGAGCATGAGCGCCTCGCGACGACGATCGTGGCGCAGGAGCAGTTGATCGCGACCTTGCAGCAACGCGTCACGATGCGCGCGCAGCTCGTCGATATGAATGCCGGGTCGAAGTCGAACCTGATCGACGCCACCGAGACGCTGCAATATCAGAAGACCACCTTGGCGCAGCAGAAGGGCCAGCTCGCCGAGGCGGAGGCCAATCTCGGCGTCGTCCTCAAGGACATTCAGAAGACCACCGACACCTTCATCGCCGAGAATGCCCAGAAGGCGGCCGAGGCCGAGCGCCAGGCGGCGGATCTCCAGGAGAAGCTGATCAAGGCCAAGGCGCGGCTCAGCCACATGACGCTCACCAGCCCGATCGATGGCACGGTGCAAGCCTCGACCTTGACCACGGTTGGCCAGATCGTCACATCCGGGCAGGAGCTGATGAGCATCGTGCCGGAAGGGACGACGCTCGAGATCGAGGCCTATCTGCCGAACAAGGATATCGGCTTCGTCAAGGAAGGCGAGCCGGCGATCGTCAAGATCGAAAGCTTCCCCTTCAGCCGCTACGGCACGATCGATGCCAGGGTGACGCGCGTCGCGCGCGATGCGATTCCCGAGCCCGACGCCGATCAGCTGGAGAAGGACCCGACCCGGAGGGCGGCGCGCCTGCCCAATGGCGCTCAGCGCACCCAGAACCTCGTCTTCCCCGTCACGCTCGCGCTGGACCAGACGCTGATCAATGTCGACGGCACCAAGGTTCCGCTCGGCGCCGGCATGGCGGTCACGGTCGAGATCCGCACCGGCAGCCGGCGCATCCTCGAATATGTCTTCTCGCCCCTCGTCCAGATCGGCTCCGAAGCCATGAAGGAGCGGTGA